From a single Leishmania major strain Friedlin complete genome, chromosome 27 genomic region:
- a CDS encoding conserved hypothetical protein (previous protein_id=AAZ09799.1), with translation MQSSTVTAALQDALEKGDIVELEQAITAAEDAIHVSAYSRKTPSSPLGCLIARAKNMYLVHMNACKVYVEPLREACKELSERGIFEALVKARGAPDEVQLCMYTDLCNAESLRREIIEAQRLAVQLLDSTSAQEVDDFLTECSPFLEDRTILALVQKREDLIRETRRRTLGRATTTPQRAGAAKFMLNPSGRERNHRDPPECPRRFELEDDCVSPVTGRHARSAYCSSSGDGPTSYGRRAVCSEPSEEVASSSNSARAAYPAVCDALEKARDSGLERAIMEGASPWMQTVRALRQQAYEAVVCHEHNTRRHLEDAEEDGRAELYRSEMLSRVRRWTAAAEVFSAHHGEKKAAPKGDGEAGSTPRRPVLPLATVLPAPSPACPPSPPASRSQAATVAAADTVNQPLTRVHATNSLSAYAFHTGVRTLTPTRYSRAGAEATVEGAVLGNGVRHRVAEELHTPRLSRDTPNISPIKDMSTTSGAVSLSEQDPLYHRDNTKTEWGDALERGTPRGKVSGGSTSAAAGILAGSSTTTAMLPSLELRRIQARLRAVLQEEDIHRRDIEGTEDFDRSVFLFPVSARIALLRRTEAQRVRAF, from the coding sequence ATGCAGTCTTCAACCGTCACAGCCGCGTTGCAGGATGCGTTGGAGAAGGGCGACATTGTCGAGCTGGAGCAGGCCATCacggccgccgaggacgcaATCCACGTGTCCGCCTACTCTCGAAAgacgccctcctctcctctggGCTGTCTGATCGCCCGGGCCAAGAACATGTATCTCGTTCACATGAATGCATGCAAGGTCTATGTGGAGCCACTGCGGGAGGCGTGCAAGGAGCTGAGCGAGCGTGGCATATTCGAAGCCCTCGTCAAGGCCCGTGGCGCACCGGATGAGGTGCAGCTGTGCATGTACACTGACCTGTGCAACGCCgagtcgctgcggcgcgaaATCATCGAGGCGCAGAGATTAgccgtgcagctgctggactCGACGAGCGCACAGGAGGTGGACGATTTTCTGACGGAGTGCTCGCCCTTCCTCGAGGACCGCACTATCTTAGCCCTTGTTCAGAAGCGCGAGGACCTCATACGCGAGACGCGACGGCGCACGCTTGGGAGAGCGACTACAACACCGCagcgtgctggtgccgctAAATTCATGCTGAATCCCTCCGGGCGTGAGCGGAACCACCGTGACCCGCCCGAGTGTCCCCGTCGCTTTGAGCTGGAGGACGATTGCGTGTCGCCCGTCACTGGACGCCATGCGCGGTCGGcgtactgcagcagcagtggtgaCGGCCCCACCAGCTACGGCAGACGCGCCGTTTGCAGTGAACCCTCAGAGGAGgtcgccagcagctcgaacagcgctcgcgcagcgtaCCCAGCGGTGTGCGAtgcgctggagaaggctCGGGATAGTGGTCTGGAGCGCGCCATCATGGAAGGGGCGTCGCCGTGGATGCAAACAGTGCGTgctctgcggcagcaggcctacgaggcggtggtgtgccACGAGCACAATACCCGCCGGCACCTGGAGGACGCTGAGGAGGATGGGCGCGCAGAGTTGTACCGCAGCGAGATGCTCTcccgcgtgcggcgctggacggcggcagccgaggTTTTTTCTGCCCACCATGGCGAGAAAAAAGCCGCCCCTAAAGGTGACGGCGAGGCCGGCTCAACGCCACGGAGGCCGGTGCTACCACTTGCAACAGTCCTccccgcgccgtcgccggcgtgccCGCCGTCCCCGCCCGCCTCCAGATCGCAAgcggcgacagtggcggCAGCCGACACAGTGAACCAACCGCTGACGCGGGTGCACGCGACGAACTCGCTTTCAGCATACGCCTTTCACACCGGGGTACGGACGCTTACCCCGACGCGTTACtctcgcgctggcgccgaGGCGACGGTGGAGGGGGCCGTTCTTGGCAACGGCGTCCGTCACCGCGTTGCAGAGGAGTTGCACACGCCGCGTCTGTCCCGCGACACACCGAACATCTCACCCATCAAGGATATGAGCACGACGAGCGGTGCGGTATCTTTGTCCGAGCAGGATCCGCTGTATCACCGTGACAACACGAAGACCGAGTGGGGCGACGCGTTAGAACGCGGAACACCTCGTGGAAAGGTCTCGGGAGGCAGCACCAGTGCGGCAGCTGGCATACTCGCAGGATCGTCGACGACCACTGCCATGTTACCGTCGCTAGAGCTGCGTCGCATCCAGGCACGACTTCGAGCGGTGCTGCAAGAGGAGGACATTCACCGCCGTGACATCGAAGGCACCGAAGACTTCGACCGCAGCGTGTTCCTGTTTCCGGTATCTGCTCGCATTGCCCTGCTTCGACGCACAGAGGCTCAACGAGTGCGCGCATTTTGA
- a CDS encoding conserved hypothetical protein (previous protein_id=AAZ09800.1), producing MQCYTITRTCVLLCATIALALAVLGVFTPFFEMPASIGRAVKLLNASVQSPTFNIETDKAMLERFGVLVSGPPANSKMTLWKLTYGSSGANASIDLRDDYFTCFQGNMLIQAAEGIAVVTCVLGAANFVMSMFLFLFSAVVKFPLVVYFFLAAAAAAVTFGLTLNLYLHGWCSTPALKTQEWNLWYGFTFFVISCGVSLIASVLTVFSD from the coding sequence ATGCAGTGCTATACGATCACCCGCACATGTGTGCTGCTATGCGCGACTatcgcgctggcgctcgcTGTGCTCGGCGTCTTTACCCCCTTCTTTGAGATGCCGGCCAGCATCGGGAGGGCTGTCAAGCTCTTGAATGCCAGTGTCCAAAGCCCCACCTTCAACATCGAAACGGATAAAGCAATGCTGGAGCGTTTTGGCGTGCTGGTTAGTGGGCCACCCGCCAACAGCAAAATGACGCTGTGGAAGCTCACGTATGGCTCATCGGGGGCCAACGCCTCCATCGACTTGCGTGACGACTACTTCACCTGCTTCCAGGGCAACATGCTCATTCAGGCTGCGGAGGGGATCGCTGTTGTTACGTGTGTCCTAGGTGCGGCGAACTTCGTCATGTCGATGTTTCTGTTCTTGTTTTCTGCCGTCGTCAAGTTCCCGCTAGTTGTATACTTTTTCTtagcggcggccgccgcggccgtcaCGTTTGGCCTCACCCTCAACCTCTATCTCCACGGTTGGTGCTCAACCCCGGCTCTCAAGACGCAGGAGTGGAACTTGTGGTATGGCTTTACCTTCTTCGTCATCTCGTGCGGTGTCTCCCTCATTGCTAGCGTTTTGACGGTCTTCTCTGATTGA
- a CDS encoding putative replication factor C, subunit 4 (previous protein_id=AAZ09801.1), with product MSTVDTPWVEKYRPQTVVDIVGNTEAISRLQVIAKQGNLPNLLLCGPPGTGKTTSMLCLARDLLLQSTDTGSAGASPGGAMKDILKDAVLELNASDDRGLDVVREKIKLFAQTKKTLPKKFFSTGEGVAKDDHVVHLHKIVLLDEADSMTPAAQQALRRTMELHSSTTRFAFACNNSSRIIEPIQSRCAVVRFKKLSDADILKRLVYVIQHENVSYTDDGLEALLYLAEGDLRQALNALQATHTGYGLVNADNVFKVCDQPHPLLVENVITACVTKRNIEEAHREMNRLLNRGYAPVDVIATFFKVAQTHARLFRSELQQLEVLKIVGETTMRIAEGVGTPLQLAAMLARMIAALENTPS from the coding sequence ATGTCCACCGTCGACACGCCGTGGGTGGAGAAGTACCGCCCGCAGACGGTGGTGGACATCGTCGGTAACACGGAGGCCATTTCGCGTCTGCAAGTGATCGCGAAACAGGGCAACTTGCCTAACCTGCTTCTCTGTGGACCTCCCGGCACCGGTAAGACGACAAGTATGCTCTGCCTCGCGCGCGACCTGTTGCTTCAGAGCACCGACACCGGAAGTGCAGGGGCGTCGCCGGGTGGAGCCATGAAGGATATCCTCAAGGACGCGGTACTCGAGCTGAATGCCAGCGACGACCGCGGATTGGACGTGGTACGTGAGAAGATCAAGCTGTTTGCCCAGACAAAGAAGACGCTACCCAAGAAGTTCTTCTCAACAGGCGAGGGCGTCGCCAAGGACGACCACGTGGTGCACCTCCACAAGATTGTACTGCTGGATGAGGCGGATAGCATGAccccagcagcgcagcaggcgtTGCGTCGCACCATGGAactgcacagcagcacgacGCGGTTCGCCTTTGCGTGCAACAATAGCAGCAGGATAATCGAGCCCATCCAGTCCCGCTGCGCTGTCGTCCGATTCAAGAAGCTTAGCGATGCCGACATCTTGAAGCGGCTGGTGTACGTCATCCAGCACGAGAACGTTTCCTACACCGATGACGGACTAGAGGCGCTCCTGTACCTCGCCGagggcgacctgcggcaggCACTGAATGCCCTCCAggccacacacaccggcTACGGACTTGTGAACGCTGACAATGTTTTCAAGGTGTGCGATCAGCCGCATCCGCTGCTCGTCGAGAACGTCATCACGGCGTGCGTCACGAAGCGCAACATTGAGGAGGCGCACCGGGAGATGAATCGCCTGCTCAACCGCGGCTACGCCCCTGTCGACGTGATCGCGACCTTTTTCAAGGTCGctcagacacacgcgcgccttTTTCGCAGTGagttgcagcagctggaAGTGCTAAAAATCGTGGGCGAGACAACGATGCGCATCGCGGAGGGTGTGGGCaccccgctgcagctggccgcgaTGCTCGCACGCATGATTGCCGCCCTGGAGAACACTCCGTCATAG
- a CDS encoding putative radial spoke protein 3 (previous protein_id=AAZ09798.1) — translation MQQQVADSEVTAAAYTFRQPPQGFQEPKYRDPSSSRNASRYTHSGSQRYGNIMYDRRVYRGNTYASPIMSIAARAEIERREMIDTQRRKQASQRAASIKRRKQLEAARRHMATPDPGEGRYNTQIQTDEYLEELTDKVDQQVQETQTDPLMDRPVTPKYVPIKSGRDAETQIHEGDLFRFDEAVEPILEVLVGKTLEQAMLEVMQEEELELLRQQQIEFEQRRKEELLETQKLEAEERRKFEEKERRKKQEMERIQREKETREKLQARQFAKVCMSNMENRVFSRLQDEGWFADRVLNEVELDFFPWLMAEVDRELAKKAKARALVDELIRDVVRLNASQLEKSRAAAAPAAEEPVIA, via the coding sequence ATGCAGCAACAGGTGGCGGACTCggaggtgacggcggcggcgtacaCCTTTCGGCAACCACCACAAGGCTTTCAGGAGCCCAAGTACCGTGACCCGTCCAGCAGTCGCAATGCAAGCCGATACACGCACAGCGGCTCGCAGCGGTATGGAAACATCATGTACGACCGTCGAGTCTATCGCGGCAACACGTACGCTAGCCCGATCATGTCGatcgctgcgcgagctgagATAGAGAGGCGCGAGATGATCGACACCCAGCGGCGCAAGCAAGCATcgcagcgcgccgcctccatcaaACGTCgcaagcagctggaggcggcccGGCGACATATGGCAACCCCCGACCCGGGCGAAGGCCGGTACAACACACAAATCCAAACCGACGAGTACTTGGAGGAGCTAACGGACAAGGTGGATCAGCAGGTGCAGGAGACACAGACGGACCCGCTCATGGACAGACCAGTGACTCCCAAGTACGTCCCGATCAAGTCCGGCCGCGATGCGGAGACACAAATCCATGAGGGGGACTTGTTTCGCTTCGACGAGGCCGTGGAGCCGATTCTTGAGGTGCTCGTGGGCAAGACGTTGGAACAGGCGATGCTCGAGGTgatgcaggaggaggaactggagctgctgcgccagcagcaaaTCGAGTTCGAGCAGCGCCGaaaggaggagctgctggagacCCAGAAGctcgaggcggaggagcgtCGCAAGTTTGAAGAAAAGGAGCGCCGCAAGAAGCAGGAGATGGAGCGCATTCAGCGTGAGAAAGAGACCCGTGAGAAGCTGCAGGCGAGGCAGTTTGCCAAGGTGTGCATGAGCAACATGGAGAACCGTGTCTTTTCGCGACTGCAGGATGAAGGGTGGTTTGCAGACCGCGTGCTAAACGAGGTGGAGCTGGACTTCTTCCCGTGGCTGATGGCCGAGGTCGACAGGGAGCTGGCCAAGAAGGCAAAGGCCCGCGCGCTTGTCGACGAGCTCATTCGGGACGTAGTTCGGCTTAACGCCTCCCAGCTGGAAAAGagtcgtgcagcagcggctccagCGGCGGAGGAGCCTGTGATAGCTTAG